The following proteins are encoded in a genomic region of Spirosoma sp. SC4-14:
- a CDS encoding GMC family oxidoreductase yields MDIPQIKKAPVTYDVAIVGSGAGGGMAAYMLAKAGAKVVLLEAGGYYDPADPKYITQLKWPWESPRRGASTPYRSGGDFDAAWGGWDIEGEPYSAKEGTEFHWFRSRMLGGRTNHWGRISLRFGPDDFRRRSLTGVGEDWPIGYNDLKPFYDRVDKLIGVFGSIENLPNEPDGIFLPPPKPRLHELMIRKGAQSIGIPVIPSRLSILTKPINKDRGQCFYCHQCNRGCQAYADFSASSVLCIPAVKTGNVTLINGAMVREVMTDPTTGLATGISYVDTRTLQEMTVKAKAVMLGASTCETARILLNSKSSRFPNGLANSSGVIGKYLNDSTGASRSAFVPALMDRKRYNEDGVGGMHVFTPWWLDNKKLDFPRGYHIEYGGGMGMPGYGFGGGIEALNGMIPGRDGKTKPGGGYGKSLKDDYRRFYGAYIGMSGRGEPVPLESNYCEIDPNKVDKYGIPVLRFHYKWSDYEVKQAKHMQDTFEEIIHAMGGIPLGPKPGPDTAHGYGLAAPGRIIHEVGTVRMGSDPKTSVLNQFQQTHDVKNLFVVDAAAFPSQGDKNVTWTILASSMRTSEYLIDQVKQKNI; encoded by the coding sequence ATGGATATTCCACAAATCAAAAAAGCCCCCGTCACCTACGATGTCGCTATTGTCGGTTCAGGCGCGGGCGGTGGCATGGCCGCCTATATGCTTGCCAAAGCTGGCGCGAAGGTTGTTCTGCTCGAAGCGGGCGGCTATTATGACCCGGCCGACCCTAAGTATATTACGCAGTTGAAATGGCCCTGGGAGTCGCCCCGGCGTGGTGCCAGTACGCCTTATCGATCGGGTGGCGATTTCGATGCGGCCTGGGGGGGCTGGGATATCGAAGGCGAGCCCTATTCAGCAAAAGAAGGGACCGAATTTCACTGGTTCCGGTCGCGGATGCTGGGTGGGCGCACCAACCACTGGGGACGGATTTCGCTCCGGTTTGGTCCCGACGATTTCCGCCGTCGTTCGTTAACCGGTGTTGGCGAAGACTGGCCCATTGGCTACAACGATCTGAAGCCATTCTACGACCGGGTCGATAAATTGATTGGCGTATTCGGCTCGATAGAAAACCTCCCCAACGAACCCGATGGTATTTTTCTGCCGCCACCAAAGCCTCGTCTACACGAGCTAATGATTCGGAAAGGAGCACAGAGTATCGGCATTCCGGTTATTCCGTCGCGGTTATCGATTCTGACAAAACCGATCAACAAAGATCGGGGGCAATGTTTCTACTGCCACCAGTGCAACCGGGGCTGTCAGGCTTATGCCGATTTTTCGGCCTCGTCGGTCCTGTGCATTCCGGCTGTTAAAACGGGCAACGTAACGCTGATTAATGGTGCCATGGTACGCGAGGTTATGACCGACCCAACAACAGGACTGGCAACGGGCATTAGTTATGTCGATACACGAACGCTTCAGGAAATGACGGTAAAAGCCAAAGCCGTCATGCTGGGTGCCAGCACCTGCGAAACGGCCCGGATTTTACTGAACTCCAAATCATCGCGTTTTCCGAATGGACTGGCTAACAGCAGCGGTGTTATCGGCAAATACCTGAACGATTCGACGGGTGCGAGCCGTTCGGCATTTGTTCCGGCTCTGATGGACCGGAAGCGCTACAATGAAGATGGCGTAGGTGGAATGCACGTGTTTACACCCTGGTGGCTCGACAACAAAAAGCTCGATTTCCCGCGTGGGTACCATATCGAATACGGCGGTGGCATGGGTATGCCCGGTTATGGATTTGGCGGAGGTATCGAAGCGCTGAACGGCATGATTCCGGGTCGCGATGGAAAAACCAAACCAGGTGGTGGCTATGGGAAAAGCTTAAAAGATGATTACCGCCGATTCTATGGCGCTTATATTGGTATGTCGGGCCGTGGAGAGCCTGTTCCGCTGGAAAGCAACTATTGCGAAATTGATCCGAATAAGGTCGATAAATACGGAATTCCGGTGCTTCGGTTCCATTACAAATGGTCGGACTATGAAGTGAAGCAGGCCAAGCACATGCAGGATACCTTCGAAGAAATAATTCATGCAATGGGAGGCATTCCGCTCGGGCCGAAACCAGGCCCCGATACCGCTCACGGCTATGGACTGGCAGCTCCCGGCCGTATCATTCATGAAGTAGGCACCGTTCGGATGGGCTCCGACCCAAAAACATCGGTCTTAAATCAATTTCAGCAAACGCACGATGTAAAGAACCTGTTTGTGGTCGATGCCGCAGCATTCCCGTCGCAAGGGGACAAAAACGTTACCTGGACCATTCTGGCCAGTTCGATGCGCACATCGGAGTATTTAATTGATCAGGTGAAACAGAAGAACATTTAA
- a CDS encoding ATP-dependent Clp protease ATP-binding subunit, translating into MEAKFSNRVKEVITLSREEALRLGHDYIGTEHLLLGMIREGEGVAVGLLKKLGISLDELRVTIEQATKGTATNNVKNLANIPLTRQSEKTLKITYLEAKIFKSPLIGTEHLLLSILRDEDNVATQILNKFNVNYEVIKEMLEYQSSGSRPVMGPETDDDDNDRGMFGGGGSSSSGKDPKGSEKSRTPVLDNFGRDLTKLAEVGKLDPIVGREKEIERVAQILSRRKKNNPILIGEPGVGKTAIAEGLALRIVQKKVSRVLFGKRVVTLDLASLVAGTKYRGQFEERMKAVMNELEKSPEVILFIDELHTIVGAGGASGSLDASNMFKPALARGDIQCIGATTLDEYRQYIEKDGALARRFQMVMVDATSIDETIEILNNIKDKYEDHHHVNYTKEAIEAAVKLSERYISDRFLPDKAIDVLDEVGARVHISNITVPDDILKLEEQIENIKKEKNQVVKSQKYEEAAQLRDKEKRLIDQLERAKQAWEEDTKKRRYTVNEDNVAEVVAMMTGIPVTSVSNDEGKKLVNMGEELKGKVIGQDAAIEKLVKAIQRTRVGLKDPKKPIGSFIFLGPTGVGKTELAKVLATYLFDKEDALVRIDMSEYMEKFSVSRLVGAPPGYVGYEEGGQLTEKIRRKPYSVVLLDEIEKAHPDVFNILLQVLDDGILTDGLGRRVDFRNTIIIMTSNIGVRDLKDFGAGIGFATKRSSESQDELMKSTIQSALRKAFSPEFLNRLDDVIVFNSLQRGDIHKIIDLMLGKLLGRIMNLGYSVELTEKAKDFLAEKGYDQQYGARPLSRAIQRYLEDPVAEEILKGELKEGDTILADYSGEGENLTITVKKPEAVVE; encoded by the coding sequence ATGGAAGCAAAATTCTCAAACCGCGTTAAGGAAGTTATCACGCTAAGCCGTGAAGAAGCCTTGCGTTTAGGACACGACTACATCGGCACCGAACATCTGCTGCTTGGCATGATTCGGGAAGGCGAAGGTGTGGCCGTCGGATTATTGAAAAAACTCGGTATCTCACTTGATGAACTCCGGGTCACAATTGAACAGGCTACGAAAGGAACAGCTACCAACAATGTGAAAAATCTGGCTAATATTCCACTGACTCGTCAGTCGGAAAAGACGCTCAAAATCACATACCTTGAAGCAAAGATTTTCAAAAGCCCGCTCATCGGAACGGAGCATTTGTTACTATCGATTCTGCGCGATGAAGATAACGTCGCTACGCAGATTCTGAACAAGTTTAATGTTAATTACGAAGTCATTAAGGAAATGCTCGAATATCAATCTTCGGGAAGCCGTCCAGTGATGGGCCCCGAAACCGATGACGACGACAACGATCGTGGCATGTTCGGTGGTGGGGGCAGTTCCAGTTCGGGCAAAGACCCAAAAGGCTCCGAAAAATCGAGAACTCCAGTTCTGGATAATTTCGGACGTGACCTGACCAAACTCGCCGAAGTAGGCAAACTCGACCCGATCGTTGGCCGTGAAAAAGAAATCGAACGTGTTGCTCAGATTCTGAGCCGCCGGAAGAAAAACAACCCGATTCTGATTGGCGAGCCTGGCGTTGGTAAAACAGCCATCGCTGAAGGCCTTGCGCTGCGCATTGTACAGAAGAAAGTATCGCGGGTTCTGTTCGGCAAACGCGTCGTTACCCTCGACCTGGCCTCGCTTGTTGCCGGTACGAAATATCGGGGTCAGTTCGAAGAACGTATGAAAGCCGTGATGAACGAGCTTGAAAAGTCGCCCGAAGTGATTCTGTTTATCGATGAGCTTCATACCATCGTTGGAGCTGGCGGTGCATCCGGTTCGCTCGATGCGTCGAATATGTTCAAACCGGCGCTGGCACGGGGCGACATTCAATGCATTGGCGCGACAACGCTCGACGAATACCGTCAATACATCGAGAAAGATGGTGCTCTGGCCCGTCGTTTTCAGATGGTAATGGTCGATGCCACATCGATCGATGAAACCATCGAAATCCTGAATAACATCAAGGATAAATACGAAGATCACCACCACGTAAACTACACCAAAGAGGCTATCGAGGCTGCTGTGAAACTGTCGGAGCGCTATATCTCAGACCGGTTCCTGCCCGATAAAGCCATTGACGTACTCGACGAAGTAGGTGCTCGTGTTCACATCTCGAACATTACGGTTCCCGACGATATTCTGAAACTCGAAGAGCAGATTGAGAATATCAAGAAGGAGAAAAATCAGGTTGTTAAGAGCCAGAAATACGAAGAAGCGGCTCAGCTTCGCGATAAGGAAAAACGCCTGATTGATCAGCTCGAACGTGCTAAACAGGCCTGGGAGGAAGATACCAAGAAACGGCGCTACACAGTAAACGAAGACAATGTTGCTGAAGTAGTTGCGATGATGACGGGTATTCCGGTAACGAGCGTATCGAACGACGAAGGTAAAAAGCTCGTCAATATGGGCGAAGAGCTGAAAGGGAAAGTGATCGGGCAGGACGCGGCTATCGAGAAGTTGGTGAAAGCCATTCAGCGGACTCGCGTCGGCCTGAAAGATCCGAAGAAACCAATCGGTTCGTTTATCTTCCTCGGTCCTACGGGTGTTGGTAAAACCGAACTGGCGAAAGTATTGGCTACCTATCTTTTCGACAAAGAAGATGCGCTGGTGCGGATCGATATGTCGGAATACATGGAGAAATTCAGCGTTAGCCGACTGGTTGGTGCTCCTCCGGGCTATGTAGGCTATGAAGAAGGTGGCCAGTTGACGGAGAAAATTCGTCGTAAGCCCTACAGCGTTGTGCTGCTTGACGAAATCGAAAAAGCGCACCCGGATGTGTTTAACATTCTGCTTCAGGTGCTTGACGATGGTATTCTGACGGATGGCCTTGGCCGTCGGGTCGATTTCCGTAATACGATCATTATCATGACCTCAAACATTGGGGTTCGTGATCTGAAAGATTTCGGAGCCGGTATTGGTTTCGCAACCAAGCGTTCGTCCGAAAGCCAGGACGAGTTGATGAAGAGCACGATCCAGAGCGCTTTACGGAAGGCTTTCTCGCCTGAATTCCTGAACCGTCTGGATGACGTTATTGTCTTCAACTCACTACAGCGTGGAGATATTCATAAGATTATCGATCTGATGCTGGGTAAACTCCTTGGTCGTATCATGAACCTGGGCTATAGCGTTGAACTGACCGAGAAGGCAAAAGACTTTTTGGCCGAGAAAGGTTATGACCAGCAATATGGTGCCCGTCCGCTGAGCCGTGCCATCCAGCGTTATCTGGAAGATCCGGTAGCCGAAGAAATTCTGAAAGGCGAACTGAAAGAAGGCGATACCATTCTGGCCGATTATAGTGGTGAAGGTGAAAACCTGACCATCACGGTGAAAAAGCCGGAAGCTGTGGTTGAATAA
- a CDS encoding WbqC family protein, whose amino-acid sequence MQFQRVRLEAHEHYQKQSYRNRCYVLTANKVDSLAVPVLQGTHHLPVRDIRVDNEQLWQIRHWRCLQAAYGKAPFFEYYAPDFERIYQKPWTFLFDLNYELLTICLKWLGVSCSLNLTNCYEKIPRSDLFDARSRINPKNRSETYIFYKPLPYAQNFGFDFVPNLSIIDLLFCQGPMAKQFLSVK is encoded by the coding sequence ATGCAGTTTCAGCGAGTACGGCTTGAGGCTCATGAACATTACCAGAAGCAAAGTTACAGAAATCGTTGCTACGTTCTGACGGCAAATAAAGTAGATTCCCTTGCTGTACCTGTTTTACAGGGAACGCATCATCTGCCTGTTCGAGACATTCGGGTCGATAATGAGCAACTTTGGCAGATACGCCATTGGCGATGTTTGCAGGCCGCTTATGGGAAAGCGCCATTCTTCGAATACTATGCGCCTGACTTCGAACGTATTTATCAGAAACCATGGACGTTTCTGTTTGATTTGAATTATGAATTGCTGACAATTTGTCTGAAATGGTTAGGGGTAAGCTGTTCATTGAACCTGACAAATTGTTATGAAAAGATACCACGATCTGACCTGTTTGATGCTCGTTCTAGGATAAATCCAAAAAATAGGTCAGAAACGTATATATTTTATAAGCCCTTGCCTTACGCGCAAAATTTTGGCTTTGATTTTGTACCAAATCTGAGTATAATAGACCTATTATTCTGCCAGGGACCAATGGCAAAGCAGTTTTTAAGTGTAAAGTAG
- a CDS encoding lysophospholipid acyltransferase family protein: MLFFRLLSKLPLGILYGLSDFLYFLLLYVVRYRHEVIDENLRVSFPEKSETERKAIAKGFYRNLTDLIVETIKMPDLSPDDLRRRVQFSNANLVKERLEAGQTVIGMASHSCNWEWVPSGSVLHGMPADSIYKPLNSPFFEKLMRTVRASFGAVPVPMHTLPRRMVAQKNVPRIVALVADQVPDVPEQAYWTDFLHHDTPFYPGTERLARSRNLPVFYTELRRVKRGFYEVKFTLLSEPPYTNLPPGTILNRYRDLLEETIRKYPSDWLWSHKRWKHWRGKYEKIVVKLD; encoded by the coding sequence ATGCTATTTTTTCGTTTACTGTCGAAGCTACCGCTTGGCATATTATATGGGCTGTCCGACTTCTTGTACTTTCTGTTGCTGTATGTTGTTCGTTACCGGCACGAAGTAATTGACGAAAACCTTAGGGTTTCGTTTCCAGAAAAGTCAGAAACTGAGCGAAAGGCCATCGCAAAAGGCTTTTATCGGAACCTGACAGACCTGATTGTTGAGACCATTAAGATGCCCGATCTTTCGCCCGATGACCTCCGCCGACGGGTTCAATTCTCCAATGCCAATCTGGTAAAAGAGCGGTTAGAGGCTGGGCAGACGGTTATCGGAATGGCTTCGCATTCCTGCAACTGGGAGTGGGTTCCATCGGGTTCGGTGTTGCATGGCATGCCCGCCGACAGTATTTACAAGCCGCTCAATAGCCCGTTTTTCGAAAAACTAATGCGGACGGTTCGTGCTAGTTTTGGGGCCGTTCCGGTTCCAATGCATACGCTTCCACGCCGAATGGTGGCGCAAAAAAACGTGCCACGGATTGTGGCACTTGTAGCTGATCAGGTGCCCGATGTACCAGAACAAGCTTACTGGACTGATTTTCTGCATCATGATACGCCTTTCTACCCAGGCACTGAACGGCTGGCCCGAAGTCGTAATTTACCTGTCTTTTATACGGAATTAAGACGGGTAAAAAGGGGCTTCTATGAAGTTAAGTTTACCCTGCTTAGCGAGCCTCCCTACACCAATTTGCCGCCGGGTACCATTCTGAATCGTTACCGGGATTTACTGGAGGAAACCATCCGAAAATACCCTTCCGACTGGCTTTGGTCACACAAGCGGTGGAAACACTGGCGCGGGAAATATGAAAAGATCGTGGTTAAGCTGGATTAG
- a CDS encoding S8 family serine peptidase, whose amino-acid sequence MVKPLRDWITAVLASLILIGQPLATQAQIPGKGNAKIAQDLRVLQQNNGGAPTLPPGLRGLQKGDAFLKKDGKVFIEAVAAPGQDVNTLMQQLQALGLENALAFKSIVSGYIAYDKIDDLETVSALRFARPVYRPKHNAGSVTSQGDKALRADIARQTYSVTGAGTKVGVLSDSYDALGGAAAGVASGDLPAGVQVIDDYLGSDASDEGRAMAEIVHDVAPGAAIAFNTAFKGEAAFAKGIKDLATAGCNIIVDDISYFLAPFFQDGIVAQAVDDVVANNGVTYFSSAGNNARHSYQSTYSSGTLLTDPTYGYLGYAHNFSGGDVFQTITIPAHGAAPIVLQWDEPYASVNGGAGAQTDLDLLVYYQGSLIPYLSSANNNLGGDPYEFIYIVNNSSSPIDLELAIVKYDGPDPNFIKWVDFDNGYGITMEYDTKSSTAVGHTNSAGAISVGAARYTNTPAFNSSLTTATIEGFSSAGGTPTFFSPTGDRLNGTTGIVRQKPEITSVDGGNTTFFGGDYEPDGFPNFFGTSAAAPHAAAVAALMQEKAGNSLTRNTILSVLEQTALDMDDPSTSGFDTGFDTGTGYGFIQADKALEAISTSPSDFAIIAVTTVSCATVTASQRLLTFTPQYGQVNGQPISFSVANEMSPTTSPGPYMLTLYTDNPKIVLKATQTGTSGEASYTYDWLAACNGGTTPPTDTFAISAVNTINCTTISATQRTVTFSPLYTGITGQAISFSVVNEMPPTTASGPYTLTLYTDNPAITLKATQEGTAGEKSFIYNWLVACGTTPPPPPPGGSFGISGASTISCITVSATQRTLTFNPQYTGVTGQPISFSVANEMLPTTAAGPYMLTLYTDNPTITLKATQEGSAGEASYTYNWLANCGGGSTRMGAEASVGLQVRVLGNPTPDEWVKVEVLGADNQRLRLQLLNNRGEQISDQWIEADSAVKQHRVWLGRMAGLYLLQVGTDTQKQTVKIIRQ is encoded by the coding sequence ATGGTAAAACCACTACGTGATTGGATCACAGCCGTACTGGCTTCATTGATCCTTATTGGTCAGCCTTTGGCTACTCAGGCGCAGATTCCTGGAAAAGGAAATGCAAAAATCGCCCAGGATTTACGAGTCCTTCAGCAGAATAATGGCGGAGCGCCTACCTTGCCACCTGGCTTGCGTGGCCTTCAGAAAGGAGATGCTTTCCTGAAAAAAGATGGGAAAGTGTTTATCGAAGCCGTTGCTGCTCCGGGGCAGGATGTAAACACGCTGATGCAGCAATTGCAGGCATTAGGATTAGAGAATGCTCTGGCATTCAAGAGCATCGTATCGGGGTATATTGCTTACGATAAAATTGATGATCTGGAAACGGTTAGTGCCCTCCGGTTTGCCCGGCCCGTATATCGGCCTAAGCACAATGCTGGCAGTGTTACATCGCAGGGAGATAAAGCATTACGCGCCGATATTGCCCGCCAGACATATTCTGTAACGGGGGCCGGTACTAAAGTTGGGGTTCTTTCGGACTCCTACGATGCATTAGGCGGAGCGGCAGCGGGTGTTGCTTCGGGCGATTTGCCGGCCGGTGTGCAGGTTATTGATGACTATCTGGGAAGCGATGCATCGGACGAAGGACGGGCAATGGCCGAAATCGTTCATGATGTAGCTCCGGGGGCGGCAATTGCCTTCAATACGGCATTCAAAGGCGAAGCTGCTTTTGCTAAAGGAATCAAAGATCTGGCAACTGCCGGTTGCAACATTATTGTCGACGATATTTCCTATTTTCTGGCTCCATTCTTTCAGGATGGTATCGTGGCCCAGGCGGTAGATGATGTGGTTGCCAATAACGGCGTTACCTACTTTTCGTCGGCTGGTAACAATGCCCGGCATTCGTACCAGAGCACATACTCCTCTGGAACGCTTTTAACCGATCCAACCTATGGTTATCTGGGCTATGCACACAATTTTTCGGGGGGTGATGTGTTTCAGACAATTACGATTCCCGCTCATGGCGCTGCACCCATTGTGCTTCAGTGGGACGAACCTTATGCCTCGGTAAATGGCGGAGCTGGTGCACAAACCGACCTCGATCTGTTGGTCTATTATCAAGGCAGTCTGATTCCGTATTTATCGTCGGCAAATAACAACTTAGGTGGAGATCCGTATGAGTTTATTTATATTGTTAACAACTCATCGTCGCCTATTGACTTAGAGCTAGCCATTGTGAAGTATGATGGCCCTGATCCTAATTTTATCAAATGGGTCGATTTCGATAATGGATATGGTATCACAATGGAGTATGACACAAAAAGCTCAACTGCGGTAGGACATACCAATTCGGCTGGTGCCATCAGCGTGGGAGCGGCTCGTTATACTAATACACCTGCCTTTAATTCATCATTGACTACGGCCACCATCGAAGGATTTTCGTCGGCTGGCGGTACGCCAACATTTTTTTCGCCAACTGGAGACCGGCTCAATGGCACTACCGGCATCGTGCGTCAGAAACCCGAAATAACCTCAGTTGATGGGGGGAATACCACCTTTTTTGGGGGCGATTATGAACCGGATGGGTTTCCAAACTTCTTTGGTACATCGGCCGCAGCTCCCCATGCCGCAGCCGTGGCCGCGTTGATGCAGGAAAAAGCCGGAAATAGTCTCACTCGTAATACGATTCTGAGCGTACTCGAACAAACCGCTCTGGATATGGACGATCCATCAACATCGGGTTTCGACACCGGTTTTGATACGGGCACGGGGTATGGCTTTATTCAGGCCGATAAAGCACTGGAAGCAATCAGTACATCTCCTTCCGATTTTGCTATCATAGCCGTAACTACGGTATCGTGTGCAACCGTTACGGCGTCACAGCGCCTATTGACGTTCACTCCTCAGTATGGACAAGTGAATGGCCAGCCCATTTCATTTTCGGTGGCTAATGAAATGAGTCCTACGACCAGTCCCGGTCCCTATATGTTAACGCTCTATACCGACAATCCGAAAATTGTGCTGAAAGCTACTCAAACAGGTACCTCTGGCGAAGCAAGTTATACCTACGACTGGTTGGCCGCCTGTAATGGTGGTACAACTCCGCCGACCGACACGTTTGCGATTTCGGCTGTGAACACAATCAATTGTACAACCATTTCGGCCACACAGCGTACCGTAACATTCAGTCCTTTGTATACAGGAATCACGGGCCAGGCCATTTCATTTTCAGTAGTGAACGAGATGCCGCCGACCACTGCTAGTGGTCCATATACACTCACTCTCTATACCGACAATCCGGCCATAACCCTGAAAGCTACGCAGGAGGGAACAGCAGGCGAAAAAAGCTTCATTTATAATTGGCTGGTTGCCTGCGGTACTACACCGCCACCACCTCCTCCAGGCGGATCGTTTGGCATTTCGGGGGCAAGTACCATTTCCTGTATTACGGTTTCGGCTACACAACGCACCCTTACATTTAACCCACAGTATACAGGTGTAACTGGCCAGCCAATTTCGTTTTCGGTGGCTAATGAGATGTTGCCCACTACCGCTGCTGGCCCGTATATGTTAACACTCTATACCGACAACCCAACCATCACACTGAAAGCGACTCAGGAAGGAAGCGCAGGTGAGGCTAGTTACACATACAATTGGCTGGCTAATTGTGGCGGAGGTAGCACCCGTATGGGAGCCGAAGCGTCGGTTGGCTTACAGGTACGGGTGCTGGGTAATCCAACACCAGACGAATGGGTAAAAGTTGAGGTTCTGGGAGCCGATAACCAGCGGCTGCGTTTGCAACTCCTCAATAATCGTGGCGAACAAATCAGCGATCAATGGATTGAGGCCGATAGTGCCGTGAAACAACACCGGGTATGGCTGGGTCGCATGGCTGGACTCTACCTGTTGCAGGTAGGTACTGACACTCAGAAACAGACGGTTAAGATTATTCGGCAGTAA
- a CDS encoding LuxR C-terminal-related transcriptional regulator: MAIVMLFHRRSNVVLMKAVANGANLNEEVFLTDEKSFKNTLRTQQPAFTLLTSEYIDQPDFFASIRQYAPATRIILCLLPDAANPLLVWPLLDNLDIDVLCKLPELNECLTALAEGYFYASSFLETHPAYVRLEPLPGWDSLTTSERSILKLMAEGYNGPQIAQMLFISPKTVENHKYKISQKLNVTGGPGSLVKFSLLNREKLLSLSNEAYQ, from the coding sequence ATGGCTATTGTTATGCTTTTTCACCGTCGAAGCAATGTTGTACTCATGAAAGCAGTTGCCAATGGAGCTAATTTGAATGAAGAAGTCTTTCTGACCGACGAAAAATCATTCAAGAATACACTACGAACCCAACAACCTGCTTTTACCCTATTAACCAGCGAATATATCGACCAACCCGATTTTTTCGCCAGCATTCGGCAGTACGCTCCTGCTACCCGCATTATCCTGTGCCTACTGCCTGATGCAGCTAACCCGTTACTAGTTTGGCCATTACTGGACAATTTGGATATCGATGTTCTCTGTAAGCTCCCGGAGTTGAACGAATGTCTGACTGCACTTGCCGAAGGGTATTTCTACGCGTCAAGCTTTTTAGAGACCCATCCAGCCTACGTTCGGCTTGAGCCGCTGCCGGGTTGGGACTCGCTTACAACGAGCGAACGTAGTATATTAAAACTAATGGCAGAAGGGTATAATGGGCCACAAATTGCCCAGATGCTATTCATTAGCCCCAAAACGGTTGAAAACCACAAATACAAAATCTCACAGAAGCTAAACGTGACGGGTGGCCCCGGCAGCCTGGTAAAATTTTCTTTGTTGAATCGGGAGAAATTACTCTCACTATCCAACGAAGCTTACCAATAG